Proteins encoded by one window of Acetivibrio thermocellus ATCC 27405:
- the feoB gene encoding ferrous iron transport protein B: MSIRIALAGNPNSGKTTMFNDLTGSNQYVGNWPGVTVEKKEGRLKGHKDVILTDLPGIYSLSPYTPEEIVSRNYLINEKPDAIIDIVDGANIERNLYLTTQLTEMGIPVVIALNMIDIVRKKGDNIDIKKLSEKFGCEVVETSALKGTGSKEAVSKAIALAKQKAKMTPRHKFSKPVEDSLTEISSCIKDRVSPDLLRWYSIKLFERDQKVLEELSLDDATKARIENIIAKCEKQLDDDSESIITNERYKYIVDAIKDCYVRKNTSRDTISDKIDKVVTNRWLAFPIFAAVIFLVYFISVTTVGGWATEWVNDVLFGEIIPTAVESFLESVNCADWLSSLIVDGIIAGVGSVLGFLPQMIVLFLCLSLLEDCGYMARIAFIMDRIFRKFGLSGKSFIPIIIGTGCGVPGIMASRTIESEEDRKLTIMTTTFIPCSAKLPIISLIAGAFFPGSVWVAPSVYFIGIAAIICSGIILKKTKALSGNPSPFVMELPAYHVPGVKNVALNIWDKTKSFIKKAGTIIFLASTLVWFLSNFNWRLQMVDASDSMLAGLGNIVAPLFIPLGWGTWEAAVATLTGLAAKENVVGTFGVLYGFHEVAEDGAEIWGNLQASFTALSAYSLLVFNLLCAPCFAAIGAIRREMKNAKWTLIAVGYQTGLAYAVSLCIYQFGMLFTGHGFNIFTAVAIVVFAGFVYLLLRRPDNKDSKNSSTKKISRALLGGAKL, from the coding sequence ATGTCGATAAGAATTGCTCTTGCCGGCAATCCAAACTCCGGCAAGACCACAATGTTTAATGATTTAACCGGAAGCAACCAGTATGTTGGCAATTGGCCCGGTGTTACAGTTGAAAAAAAGGAAGGGAGACTTAAAGGGCACAAGGATGTTATTTTAACCGACCTGCCAGGTATTTACTCTCTCTCCCCTTATACACCGGAGGAAATTGTTTCGAGAAACTATTTGATAAATGAAAAGCCTGATGCAATAATAGATATTGTCGACGGAGCAAATATTGAAAGAAATTTATATCTTACGACACAGCTTACTGAAATGGGCATACCTGTTGTTATTGCACTTAATATGATTGATATTGTGCGCAAGAAAGGCGACAACATAGATATTAAAAAGCTTTCTGAAAAGTTCGGCTGTGAAGTGGTTGAAACCTCAGCCTTAAAAGGTACCGGTTCAAAAGAAGCTGTATCAAAAGCAATCGCTCTCGCAAAGCAAAAAGCAAAGATGACACCCAGGCATAAATTTTCCAAACCGGTCGAAGACTCGTTGACAGAGATTTCTTCCTGTATTAAAGATCGTGTCAGTCCGGACCTTCTGCGCTGGTACAGCATCAAACTTTTTGAGCGGGATCAAAAAGTACTGGAAGAGCTGTCTTTGGACGACGCCACCAAAGCCAGAATTGAAAACATTATTGCCAAATGCGAAAAACAGCTTGATGACGACAGCGAAAGCATTATTACCAATGAAAGATATAAATATATCGTTGACGCAATAAAAGACTGCTATGTGCGGAAAAACACCTCCCGCGACACAATATCTGATAAAATAGACAAAGTTGTCACAAACCGGTGGCTGGCGTTTCCCATTTTTGCCGCCGTCATATTCCTTGTCTATTTTATATCAGTTACCACTGTAGGAGGATGGGCAACCGAATGGGTAAATGATGTGTTGTTTGGTGAAATCATTCCGACTGCCGTGGAAAGCTTCTTAGAATCAGTCAACTGTGCTGACTGGCTGTCATCTTTAATTGTTGACGGTATAATCGCCGGTGTTGGATCCGTACTTGGTTTTCTGCCTCAAATGATAGTACTGTTTTTGTGCCTTTCACTCCTTGAAGATTGCGGATACATGGCGCGAATTGCCTTTATCATGGACAGAATATTTAGAAAATTCGGCCTTTCCGGTAAATCCTTCATTCCGATTATCATAGGAACGGGATGCGGTGTTCCGGGCATAATGGCTTCACGAACTATCGAAAGCGAAGAAGACAGAAAACTGACCATCATGACCACAACATTTATTCCCTGCTCGGCGAAGCTGCCGATTATTTCACTCATAGCGGGAGCATTTTTCCCCGGGTCCGTTTGGGTAGCTCCTTCTGTTTATTTCATCGGCATCGCCGCAATTATTTGTTCGGGAATAATCTTAAAGAAAACCAAAGCATTGTCAGGAAACCCCTCCCCTTTCGTTATGGAGCTTCCTGCCTACCATGTACCGGGAGTTAAGAACGTGGCGCTTAATATTTGGGACAAAACCAAATCCTTCATCAAAAAAGCGGGAACAATTATATTCCTTGCCAGCACACTTGTATGGTTCCTGTCCAACTTTAACTGGCGGCTTCAAATGGTGGATGCGTCAGATTCAATGCTTGCCGGCCTGGGAAACATTGTCGCTCCGCTCTTCATTCCTCTGGGCTGGGGAACTTGGGAAGCAGCTGTTGCAACGCTCACAGGCCTTGCAGCAAAGGAAAATGTCGTAGGAACTTTCGGAGTTCTTTACGGATTTCATGAAGTTGCCGAAGACGGTGCAGAAATCTGGGGTAACCTTCAAGCCTCATTTACGGCACTTTCAGCATATTCACTGCTGGTTTTCAACCTGCTTTGCGCACCATGCTTTGCCGCCATCGGAGCCATAAGAAGAGAAATGAAGAATGCAAAGTGGACCCTTATAGCGGTAGGCTATCAAACAGGTTTGGCATATGCGGTTTCTCTTTGCATATATCAGTTCGGTATGCTGTTTACAGGTCATGGATTTAATATATTCACTGCTGTTGCAATAGTAGTTTTTGCAGGATTTGTTTATCTGCTTCTTCGCCGACCGGATAATAAAGACAGTAAAAATTCTTCTACGAAAAAAATATCAAGAGCATTGTTGGGAGGAGCAAAATTATGA
- the mtnA gene encoding S-methyl-5-thioribose-1-phosphate isomerase: protein MKPLEYCNGVLKLLDQTLLPGEQKIVELKNYIEVADAIKNMIVRGAPAIGVTAAYGVAIASKAINTDSKEEFFAELAKVCDIIKSTRPTAVNLFWAVDRVYSRAVSNRDKTIEEIKKLIEEEAYLMEKEDIESNRSIGRFGNELIKENWTILTHCNAGALATCDYGTALGVIRAAHESGKNIQVFADETRPYLQGARLTAWELMQDNIPVTLICDNMAGHFMKEGLIDCVIVGADRIALNGDTANKIGTYSLAVLAKENNIPFYVAAPTTTIDFSIETGEQIPIEERSPAEITHIKGIRIAPEGVKVRNPAFDVTPNKYISAIITEKGIIYPPYDENIKKYR, encoded by the coding sequence ATGAAACCATTGGAATATTGTAACGGAGTATTAAAATTATTGGATCAGACTTTGCTTCCGGGAGAGCAAAAGATTGTAGAACTGAAAAACTATATTGAGGTTGCCGATGCAATAAAAAATATGATTGTAAGAGGTGCTCCCGCCATAGGTGTAACTGCCGCCTACGGTGTGGCAATAGCTTCAAAGGCAATAAATACTGATTCCAAAGAAGAATTTTTTGCCGAACTTGCAAAGGTGTGTGATATAATTAAAAGCACGCGCCCTACAGCCGTAAATCTGTTCTGGGCTGTTGACAGAGTGTACAGTAGAGCCGTCTCAAACCGGGACAAGACCATAGAGGAAATCAAAAAACTCATTGAAGAAGAGGCATACCTCATGGAAAAAGAAGACATTGAATCCAACAGAAGCATAGGCCGGTTCGGCAATGAGTTGATAAAAGAAAATTGGACAATCCTCACCCATTGTAACGCAGGCGCTTTGGCGACTTGCGACTACGGCACTGCTTTAGGAGTTATCCGGGCGGCTCATGAGTCAGGAAAAAACATACAGGTTTTTGCAGACGAAACAAGGCCTTATCTTCAGGGTGCAAGGCTTACCGCCTGGGAATTGATGCAGGACAATATTCCCGTAACGCTTATATGCGACAATATGGCAGGGCATTTCATGAAAGAAGGATTAATAGATTGTGTAATAGTCGGAGCTGACAGAATAGCTTTAAACGGAGATACTGCAAACAAAATCGGAACTTATTCCCTTGCTGTTTTGGCAAAGGAAAACAATATTCCGTTCTATGTTGCCGCTCCCACAACAACCATTGACTTTTCCATAGAAACGGGAGAGCAAATTCCGATAGAAGAGCGAAGCCCTGCTGAAATAACTCATATCAAAGGCATCAGAATTGCTCCCGAAGGTGTAAAGGTAAGGAATCCGGCCTTTGACGTAACACCAAACAAATACATTTCAGCAATTATAACCGAAAAAGGTATTATCTACCCGCCATATGATGAAAATATAAAAAAATACAGGTAA
- a CDS encoding FeoA family protein, producing MFSLRDAKCGQTVKVVKLHGTGALKRRIMDMGITRGCEIYIRKVAPLGDPIQINVRGYELSLRKSAAEMIEVE from the coding sequence ATGTTTAGTTTGAGAGATGCCAAATGCGGTCAAACAGTCAAGGTTGTCAAGCTGCATGGTACGGGCGCTTTAAAAAGGCGTATAATGGACATGGGCATCACCAGAGGCTGTGAAATTTACATCCGCAAAGTGGCTCCCTTAGGTGATCCGATTCAAATAAATGTAAGAGGATACGAGTTAAGCCTCAGAAAATCTGCTGCAGAAATGATAGAAGTAGAGTAG
- a CDS encoding glycoside hydrolase family 9 protein codes for MAKRRLSLLLVLAIMFTMVVPQISASAETVAPEGYRKLLDVQIFKDSPVVGWSGSGMGELETIGDTLPVDTTVTYNGLPTLRLNVQTTVQSGWWISLLTLRGWNTHDLSQYVENGYLEFDIKGKEGGEDFVIGFRDKVYERVYGLEIDVTTVISNYVTVTTDWQHVKIPLRDLMKINNGFDPSSVTCLVFSKRYADPFTVWFSDIKITSEDNEKSAPAIKVNQLGFIPEAEKYALVTGFAEELAVSEGDEFAVINAADNSVAYTGKLTLVTEYEPLDSGEKILKADFSDLTVPGKYYISIEGLDNSPKFEIGEGIYGPLVVDAARYFYYQRQGIELEEPYAQGYPRKDVTPQDAYAVFASGKKDPIDITKGWYDAGDFGKYVNAGATGVSDLFWAYEMFPSQFVDGQFNIPESGNGVPDILDEARWELEWMLKMQDKESGGFYPRVQSDNDENIKSRIIRDQNGCTTDDTACAAGILAHAYLIYKDIDPDFAQECLDAAINAWKFLEKNPENIVSPPGPYNVYDDSGDRLWAAASLYRATGEEVYHTYFKQNYKSFAQKFESPTAYAHTWGDMWLTAFLSYLKAENKDQEVVDWIDTEFGIWLENILTRYENNPWKNAIVPGNYFWGINMQVMNVPMDAIIGSQLLGKYSDRIEKLGFGSLNWLLGTNPLRFSFVSGYGEDSVKGVFSNIYNTDGKQGIPKGYMPGGPNAYEGAGLSRFAAKCYTRSTGDWVANEHTVYWNSALVFMAAFANQGSEVNPGPAPEPGVTPNPTEPAKVVDIRIDTSAERKPISPYIYGSNQELDATVTAKRFGGNRTTGYNWENNFSNAGSDWLHYSDTYLLEDGGVPKGEWSTPASVVTTFHDKALSKNVPYTLITLQAAGYVSADGNGPVSQEETAPSSRWKEVKFEKGAPFSLTPDTEDDYVYMDEFVNYLVNKYGNASTPTGIKGYSIDNEPALWSHTHPRIHPDNVTAKELIEKSVALSKAVKKVDPYAEIFGPALYGFAAYETLQSAPDWGTEGEGYRWFIDYYLDKMKKASDEEGKRLLDVLDVHWYPEARGGGERICFGADPRNIETNKARLQAPRTLWDPTYIEDSWIGQWKKDFLPILPNLLDSIEKYYPGTKLAITEYDYGGGNHITGGIAQADVLGIFGKYGVYLATFWGDASNNYTEAGINLYTNYDGKGGKFGDTSVKCETSDIEVSSAYASIVGEDDSKLHIILLNKNYDQPTTFNFSIDSSKNYTIGNVWAFDRGSSNITQRTPIVNIKDNTFTYTVPALTACHIVLEAAEPVVYGDLNNDSKVNAVDIMMLKRYILGIIDNINLTAADIYFDGVVNSSDYNIMKRYLLKAIEDIPYVPENQAPKAIFTFSPEDPVTDENVVFNASNSIDEDGTIAYYVWDFGDGYEGTSTTPTITYKYKNPGTYKVKLIVTDNQGASSSFTATIKVTSATGDNSKFNFEDGTLGGFTTSGTNATGVVVNTTEKAFKGERGLKWTVTSEGEGTAELKLDGGTIVVPGTTMTFRIWIPSGAPIAAIQPYIMPHTPDWSEVLWNSTWKGYTMVKTDDWNEITLTLPEDVDPTWPQQMGIQVQTIDEGEFTIYVDAIDW; via the coding sequence ATGGCAAAGAGAAGATTATCGCTACTTTTGGTACTTGCCATAATGTTTACGATGGTCGTTCCACAGATATCTGCAAGTGCCGAAACAGTTGCTCCTGAAGGCTACAGGAAGCTTTTGGATGTACAAATTTTCAAGGATTCGCCTGTAGTCGGATGGTCAGGAAGCGGTATGGGCGAGCTTGAAACTATCGGCGATACCCTTCCGGTTGATACCACAGTTACATATAACGGTTTGCCGACTTTAAGACTGAATGTCCAGACAACCGTTCAGTCAGGATGGTGGATTTCTCTTCTTACATTAAGAGGATGGAACACCCATGACCTTTCCCAGTATGTCGAAAACGGTTATCTTGAGTTTGACATCAAGGGTAAGGAAGGCGGAGAAGACTTTGTTATTGGTTTCAGGGACAAGGTTTATGAACGCGTTTACGGACTTGAAATTGATGTTACCACAGTAATATCAAATTATGTAACGGTAACTACGGACTGGCAGCATGTTAAGATTCCTTTGAGAGACCTGATGAAGATTAATAACGGATTTGATCCTTCATCAGTTACATGCCTGGTGTTCTCAAAAAGATATGCAGATCCGTTTACAGTATGGTTCAGTGATATAAAGATTACATCAGAAGACAATGAAAAGTCCGCTCCTGCAATCAAGGTAAACCAGCTTGGCTTTATTCCTGAAGCTGAAAAATACGCTTTGGTTACAGGTTTTGCAGAAGAGCTCGCAGTATCGGAAGGTGACGAATTTGCCGTTATAAATGCTGCGGACAATTCTGTTGCTTATACCGGAAAATTAACTCTTGTAACAGAATATGAACCTCTTGATTCCGGAGAAAAAATACTTAAGGCAGATTTCAGCGACTTGACTGTACCTGGCAAATACTACATTAGTATTGAAGGTCTTGACAATTCACCCAAGTTTGAAATCGGTGAAGGTATTTACGGTCCACTGGTTGTTGACGCTGCAAGATATTTCTATTATCAGCGTCAGGGTATAGAACTTGAAGAGCCTTATGCGCAGGGATATCCCCGCAAGGACGTTACTCCTCAGGACGCATATGCTGTATTTGCATCCGGAAAGAAGGATCCGATTGACATAACAAAGGGTTGGTATGACGCAGGAGACTTCGGTAAGTATGTAAATGCCGGAGCAACCGGTGTTTCCGATTTGTTCTGGGCATATGAAATGTTCCCTTCCCAGTTTGTTGACGGTCAGTTCAATATTCCTGAAAGCGGAAACGGTGTACCGGACATCCTTGACGAAGCTCGCTGGGAGCTTGAATGGATGCTGAAAATGCAGGACAAAGAAAGCGGAGGATTCTATCCCAGAGTTCAATCTGACAATGACGAAAACATAAAATCAAGAATAATCAGGGATCAGAACGGCTGTACCACTGATGATACTGCATGTGCCGCCGGAATACTTGCTCATGCATACTTGATTTACAAGGATATTGACCCTGATTTTGCACAAGAGTGCCTGGATGCGGCAATAAATGCATGGAAATTCCTTGAAAAGAATCCTGAAAACATTGTTTCACCTCCGGGTCCATACAACGTATATGACGACAGCGGAGACAGACTCTGGGCTGCAGCTTCGCTGTACAGAGCTACCGGTGAAGAGGTTTATCATACATACTTTAAACAAAACTACAAATCTTTTGCACAAAAGTTCGAAAGCCCGACTGCATATGCTCATACATGGGGTGATATGTGGCTTACGGCATTCCTTTCGTATTTGAAAGCTGAAAACAAGGATCAGGAAGTTGTAGACTGGATTGATACAGAGTTTGGAATCTGGCTTGAAAACATACTCACAAGATATGAGAACAATCCATGGAAGAATGCAATTGTTCCCGGAAACTACTTCTGGGGAATCAACATGCAGGTTATGAATGTTCCGATGGATGCTATCATAGGTTCACAGCTTCTTGGAAAATACAGTGACAGAATAGAAAAATTAGGTTTTGGTTCACTTAACTGGCTGCTTGGTACAAATCCGCTTCGCTTCAGCTTTGTATCAGGATATGGAGAGGATTCTGTAAAAGGAGTATTCAGCAATATTTACAATACGGACGGCAAGCAGGGAATTCCGAAAGGATACATGCCTGGTGGACCAAATGCTTATGAAGGTGCAGGCCTGTCAAGGTTTGCAGCAAAATGCTACACCAGAAGTACCGGTGACTGGGTAGCCAACGAACATACAGTATATTGGAACTCAGCTTTGGTATTTATGGCTGCTTTTGCAAACCAGGGTTCAGAGGTTAATCCGGGACCTGCGCCGGAACCGGGAGTAACTCCGAATCCTACAGAACCTGCAAAAGTGGTTGACATCAGGATAGATACTTCTGCTGAAAGAAAGCCAATCAGCCCGTATATATACGGAAGCAATCAGGAACTTGATGCAACAGTTACTGCAAAGAGGTTCGGCGGAAACAGAACTACAGGATACAACTGGGAAAACAACTTCTCAAATGCAGGAAGTGACTGGCTGCATTACAGTGATACATACCTTTTGGAGGACGGCGGAGTACCTAAGGGAGAGTGGAGTACACCTGCTTCTGTAGTTACCACGTTCCATGACAAGGCACTTAGCAAAAATGTTCCTTACACACTTATCACTCTTCAGGCAGCAGGTTATGTTTCCGCAGACGGAAACGGACCGGTTTCCCAGGAAGAAACTGCACCGTCTTCAAGATGGAAGGAAGTTAAGTTTGAAAAGGGAGCACCTTTCTCACTTACACCGGACACAGAAGATGATTATGTTTACATGGATGAGTTTGTAAACTATCTTGTAAACAAATACGGAAATGCATCCACACCTACAGGAATAAAGGGTTATTCAATAGATAACGAGCCGGCATTGTGGAGTCATACTCATCCGAGAATTCATCCGGACAATGTAACTGCCAAAGAGCTTATTGAAAAATCTGTAGCTCTTTCCAAGGCGGTTAAAAAGGTAGATCCATATGCAGAAATATTCGGACCTGCTTTGTACGGATTTGCCGCATATGAGACACTTCAGTCAGCTCCTGACTGGGGAACTGAAGGAGAAGGATACAGGTGGTTTATAGATTATTACCTCGATAAGATGAAAAAGGCTTCTGATGAAGAAGGAAAGAGACTTTTGGACGTACTTGACGTACACTGGTATCCGGAAGCCAGGGGCGGCGGTGAAAGAATATGCTTTGGAGCCGATCCAAGAAATATTGAGACAAACAAAGCAAGATTGCAGGCGCCCAGAACATTGTGGGATCCTACATATATTGAAGACAGCTGGATAGGACAATGGAAGAAGGATTTCCTCCCGATATTACCTAATCTTTTGGATTCCATTGAAAAATATTATCCGGGAACGAAGCTTGCTATAACTGAATATGACTATGGCGGAGGAAATCATATTACAGGCGGTATTGCTCAAGCCGATGTTCTTGGTATATTCGGTAAATACGGTGTTTACCTTGCAACATTCTGGGGAGATGCAAGCAATAACTATACTGAGGCCGGTATAAACCTTTATACCAACTACGACGGCAAAGGCGGCAAATTTGGAGATACATCCGTAAAATGTGAAACGTCCGACATAGAAGTAAGCTCTGCTTATGCATCCATTGTCGGTGAAGATGACAGCAAACTCCATATCATTCTTTTGAACAAGAACTATGACCAGCCGACGACATTCAATTTCTCAATTGACAGCAGCAAGAACTACACAATAGGAAATGTATGGGCATTTGACAGAGGAAGCTCCAATATTACTCAAAGAACTCCTATAGTGAACATAAAGGACAATACCTTCACATATACAGTACCGGCTTTGACAGCGTGCCATATTGTGCTTGAAGCTGCGGAGCCCGTAGTGTACGGAGACTTGAACAATGACTCTAAAGTAAACGCAGTAGACATTATGATGCTCAAACGATATATTCTCGGAATAATAGATAATATAAATCTGACAGCAGCTGACATTTATTTTGACGGTGTTGTAAATTCAAGTGACTATAATATAATGAAGAGATATTTGTTAAAGGCAATAGAAGATATTCCTTATGTTCCGGAAAACCAGGCACCTAAAGCAATATTTACTTTCTCGCCCGAAGATCCGGTTACTGACGAGAATGTAGTGTTCAATGCATCAAATTCAATAGATGAAGACGGAACAATTGCCTATTATGTATGGGATTTCGGTGACGGATATGAAGGAACTTCAACAACACCGACTATTACCTATAAGTATAAAAACCCCGGAACATACAAAGTAAAACTGATTGTTACAGACAACCAGGGGGCTTCAAGTTCGTTTACAGCTACCATAAAAGTAACCTCAGCTACCGGGGACAATTCCAAATTCAACTTTGAAGACGGCACGCTGGGAGGATTTACAACATCCGGAACAAATGCTACGGGTGTTGTTGTGAACACTACTGAAAAAGCATTCAAAGGCGAAAGAGGTCTTAAATGGACTGTAACAAGCGAAGGAGAAGGAACTGCAGAATTGAAACTTGACGGAGGTACTATTGTAGTTCCCGGTACCACTATGACGTTTAGAATCTGGATACCTTCCGGTGCGCCTATTGCTGCCATCCAGCCGTATATTATGCCTCATACACCTGATTGGTCGGAAGTCCTCTGGAATTCGACATGGAAAGGATACACCATGGTGAAGACCGATGACTGGAATGAAATTACCCTGACACTGCCGGAAGACGTGGATCCGACTTGGCCGCAGCAGATGGGTATACAGGTACAGACCATAGATGAAGGTGAATTCACTATCTATGTAGATGCTATTGACTGGTAA
- a CDS encoding TraR/DksA C4-type zinc finger protein, producing MDDSKKEFFRQLLVEEKKNIERTINLMEEHGISKQNVESADELSGYDNHPAELGTQLFQTELNNALKVHEERLLEDINEALTKMDKGSFGKCELCGKEIDEERLEALPYTRLCIDCENAKESSDVNLDRQRPVEELIWDAPFGRKYLNKQEDDENEGMDQFNDLVKYGSSDTPQDMGGYYDFDEYYTNELDKQGIVDIMDNISNEEYKKQLP from the coding sequence GTGGATGACAGCAAAAAAGAGTTTTTCAGGCAACTGCTTGTGGAAGAGAAGAAGAATATAGAAAGAACCATAAATCTTATGGAGGAACATGGGATATCAAAGCAAAATGTGGAATCTGCCGATGAGCTGTCCGGCTATGACAATCACCCTGCAGAATTGGGGACACAGCTTTTTCAGACAGAGCTCAATAACGCTTTGAAGGTTCATGAAGAACGTTTGTTGGAAGATATTAATGAAGCTTTAACAAAAATGGACAAAGGAAGTTTTGGAAAATGTGAATTGTGTGGAAAGGAAATTGATGAAGAAAGACTTGAGGCATTGCCTTATACAAGACTTTGCATAGATTGTGAAAACGCCAAAGAGTCATCTGACGTGAATTTAGACAGACAAAGGCCGGTGGAGGAATTGATTTGGGATGCGCCTTTTGGAAGAAAGTACCTAAATAAGCAGGAAGATGACGAAAATGAAGGTATGGACCAGTTTAACGACCTTGTAAAATACGGTTCATCGGACACCCCACAAGATATGGGGGGCTATTATGATTTTGATGAATATTACACGAATGAGTTGGACAAACAGGGGATAGTTGATATAATGGATAATATTTCTAATGAGGAATATAAAAAACAATTGCCTTAA
- a CDS encoding S-methyl-5'-thioadenosine phosphorylase, whose product MNYKADIGVFGGSGFYSFLENVEEIEMETPYGKPSDKIAIATYEGKRIAFLPRHGKNHQFPPHMIPYRANLYAMKKLGVKKILAPTSSGSLRADIKPGDFVICDQFVDRTTGRKDTFYDGPVTKHISSAHPYCPELRKIAIQVGKDLGITTHEKGTVVVIQGPRFSTVAESRWFSKMGWDVINMTQYPEVYLARELGICYANIALITDYDAGLEGRDDIEPVTEEAVLKVFAENNEKVKNMLFEVIKRIDLENSNCTCCNVDLSGLDL is encoded by the coding sequence ATGAATTATAAAGCTGATATTGGCGTTTTTGGCGGTTCAGGTTTTTATTCTTTTCTTGAAAATGTTGAAGAAATAGAAATGGAAACTCCTTACGGAAAACCAAGCGACAAAATTGCAATTGCAACCTATGAAGGCAAAAGAATAGCTTTTTTGCCCCGCCACGGCAAAAACCATCAATTTCCGCCTCATATGATACCTTACAGAGCAAATCTCTACGCTATGAAAAAGCTTGGAGTAAAAAAAATACTGGCTCCCACATCCTCAGGAAGTCTCAGAGCCGATATAAAGCCGGGAGATTTCGTTATCTGCGATCAGTTTGTCGACAGGACAACAGGACGTAAAGACACATTTTACGACGGGCCTGTAACCAAGCATATAAGCTCTGCTCATCCTTACTGCCCCGAGCTTAGAAAAATTGCAATTCAGGTGGGCAAAGACCTTGGAATAACAACCCACGAAAAAGGTACCGTGGTTGTCATCCAGGGACCGAGATTTTCCACTGTGGCAGAGAGCAGATGGTTTAGCAAAATGGGCTGGGATGTAATTAACATGACCCAGTACCCTGAAGTTTATCTGGCCAGGGAGCTGGGTATCTGCTATGCCAACATAGCGCTTATCACCGACTATGACGCAGGTCTCGAAGGCCGCGACGACATTGAGCCCGTTACCGAAGAGGCTGTGCTGAAAGTATTTGCGGAAAACAATGAAAAAGTTAAAAACATGCTTTTTGAAGTAATTAAAAGAATTGACCTTGAAAACAGCAATTGCACATGCTGCAACGTGGATTTAAGCGGTCTCGACCTGTAG
- a CDS encoding metal-dependent transcriptional regulator → MKIQESAENYLETILILRQRIGQVRSIDIVNEMNFSKPSISYAMKQLRENGYISMDESGYITLTEKGLEIAERVYERHKVLTDYLVSLGVDEDVAKADACRIEHVISPMSFEMIKKAYKEILENKQAKKE, encoded by the coding sequence TTGAAAATTCAAGAGTCGGCAGAAAATTATCTTGAGACTATTCTCATACTGAGGCAGAGGATAGGTCAAGTCAGATCCATTGACATAGTAAATGAGATGAATTTTTCAAAACCGAGCATCAGTTATGCCATGAAGCAGCTTAGGGAAAACGGGTATATTTCAATGGACGAATCGGGATATATAACATTGACAGAAAAAGGACTTGAAATTGCCGAGCGTGTTTATGAGCGTCATAAAGTACTTACGGACTATCTTGTCTCTCTGGGAGTGGACGAGGATGTTGCAAAGGCGGATGCATGTCGCATAGAACATGTTATCAGTCCGATGAGCTTTGAAATGATTAAAAAAGCATATAAAGAAATCTTGGAAAACAAGCAGGCAAAAAAAGAATAA